The following coding sequences lie in one Benincasa hispida cultivar B227 chromosome 6, ASM972705v1, whole genome shotgun sequence genomic window:
- the LOC120080198 gene encoding origin of replication complex subunit 6, with protein MDLQNIARKLDLVDSETLIRKAGEFRRLSDLHFNSSVIGVGEVCKAIICLEIAATRLGILFDRSSAIKLTGMSEKAYTRSFNLLQNGLGFKSRLDIRELAVQFGCVRLVTSVQKGLSLYKDRFVASLPASRRANADFSRSVFTAAAFYLCAKKHKLKVDKVKLIELSGTSESEFSCVATSMKDLCFDVFGISSEKKDPRDAKGNRDLLDALPEKRKLEDGGYLSDDGEEFPTSKRRKPMAEDAYNKWKSSVIASNNLNKRKVLGKRTRQSSLDFFKEIKETDVK; from the exons ATGGATCTCCAGAACATTGCCAGGAAGCTCGATCTTGTCGATTCTGAAACCCTCATCCGAAAAGCCGGGGAGTTTCGTCGCCTCTCCGATCTCCATTTCAATTCTTCCGTTATTGGCGTT GGTGAGGTTTGCAAGGCCATAATCTGTTTGGAAATCGCCGCTACAAG ATTAGGGATTTTATTTGATAGATCCAGTGCAATCAAGTTAACTGGGATGTCGGAAAAAGCGTACACCAGATCTTTCAATTTGTTGCAGAATGGTCTTGGTTTCAA AAGTAGGCTCGATATCAGAGAATTGGCAGTGCAGTTTGGGTGCGTTAGGCTTGTTACTTCAGTCCAGAAGGGCTTATCTCT atACAAGGATCGGTTTGTTGCGTCATTGCCAGCTTCTCGACGAGCTAATGCTGACTTCTCCCGATCAGTATTTACGGCTGCAGCCTTTTACTTGTGTGCAAAAAAGCACAAG CTCAAGGTTGACAAAGTTAAGCTCATTGAACTCAGTGGCACATCTGAATCCGAATTTTCATGT GTTGCTACTTCTATGAAGGACTTATGCTTTGATGTGTTTGGGATTTCAAGTGAAAAGAAAGATCCCAGGGATGCCAAAGGGAACAGAG ACCTGTTGGATGCATTGCCAGAGAAAAGGAAACTCGAGGATGGTGGCTATTTATCTGATGATGGTGAAGAG TTTCCAACCTCGAAACGACGAAAACCAATGGCTGAAGATGCATATAATAAGTGGAAATCCTCTGTCATTGCTTCCAATAATCTGAACAAGAGAAAAG TTCTTGGCAAGCGAACCAGACAAAGTTCCCTTGACTTTTTTAAGGAAATTAAAGAAACGGATGTTAAATAG